One Peromyscus leucopus breed LL Stock chromosome 20, UCI_PerLeu_2.1, whole genome shotgun sequence genomic region harbors:
- the LOC114704677 gene encoding lymphocyte antigen 6D-like produces the protein MRTHLLWLLPLILLSSSAQALKCHQCSATGNCFQPTSCSAMTRYCLTSWYTPPGQQTTVTKTCAFTCPDVHQSMNHSKESCCNTDLCNSTMSLHASWALLILSICFLYLRG, from the exons ATGAGGACTCACCTGCTTTGGTTGTTGCCCCTGATTCTGCTCAGCTCCTCAG CTCAGGCCCTGAAGTGTCACCAGTGTAGTGCCACAGGAAACTGCTTCCAGCCTACATCTTGCAGCGCCATGACCCGCTACTGCCTGACTTCCTGGTACA cacccccaGGCCAGCAAACGACCGTGACAAAAACATGCGCATTTACCTGTCCTGATGTCCATCAGAGCATGAATCACTCCAAGGAGTCCTGCTGCAACACAGACCTCTGCAACAGTACCATGAGCCTCCATGCCAGCTGGGCACTGCTGATCCTCAGCATCTGCTTTCTCTATCTCAGGGGATAG